A genomic window from Triticum urartu cultivar G1812 chromosome 7, Tu2.1, whole genome shotgun sequence includes:
- the LOC125521686 gene encoding protein ENHANCED DISEASE RESISTANCE 2 — protein sequence MACSDGEAEHQWIQSVKSGGAVPCLPPENCPNGWATPPGDTFMVRGPEYFATKAKIPGGEYLLKPLGVDWIKGPVKICEVLKNRNHRVRKAIDEEVSHGNKPFVWAFNLQLPSKENYSAIFYFVSLEPAPEGSLMDQFLKGDDALRKSRLKLIANIVKGPWIVRKAVGEQAICILGRALSCKYVEGSNFIEVDVDIGSSIVANAIVHLAFGYVATLTIDLAFVIESQAESELPERLLGAVRFSELSPGSAGVYEVPSEEQQEIAPILPSRLWRSFSQLLQNPGNSMQPSPSSENTNGNFHKEDAGNNDN from the exons ATGGCTTGTTCTGATGGTGAGGCTGAGCACCAATGGATACAGAGTGTCAAGTCAGGAGGAGCAGTTCCTTGTCTACCGCCCGAAAACTGTCCTAATGGTTGGGCTACTCCTCCTGGTGACACTTTTATGGTCAGAGGCCCAGAATATTTTGCAACCAAGGCAAAAATACCTGGTGGGGAGTATCTTCTGAAGCCTCTTGGAGTTGATTGGATCAAAGGCCCAGTAAAAATCTGTGAGGTCCTGAAAAACAGGAACCATCGTGTGAGGAAAGCCATCGATGAGGAGGTTTCTCACGGCAATAAACCTTTTGTCTGGGCCTTCAACTTGCAACTGCCCAGCAAGGAGAACTACAGCGCGATATTTTACTTTGTCTCACTGGAACCTGCACCCGAGGGCTCGCTGATGGATCAATTCCTTAAAGGGGACGATGCGCTCCGTAAATCCAGGCTTAAACTGATAGCAAACATAGTTAAGGGGCCCTGGATTGTCCGAAAAGCTGTGGGTGAACAAGCCATCTGCATACTTGGCAGAGCACTTTCGTGCAAGTATGTCGAGGGATCAAACTTCATCGAAGTTGATGTGGATATTGGGTCTTCCATAGTTGCAAATGCAATTGTTCATCTGGCATTTGGTTACGTGGCGACACTGACTATAGATTTAGCATTTGTTATTGAGAGTCAAGCTGAATCAGAGCTCCCCGAGAGACTTCTTGGAGCTGTAAGGTTCTCTGAGTTGAGTCCGGGATCAGCTGGTGTGTACGAAGTGCCATCTGAAGAGCAGCAGGAAATTGCTCCAATTCTGCCTTCAAGATTATGGCGGAGTTTTTCCCAACTGCTACAGAACCCAGGCAACTCAATGCAGCCGTCGCCTAGCTCAGAAAACACTAATGGAAACTTTCACAAGGAAGATGCTGGTAACAACGATAATTG A
- the LOC125522177 gene encoding uncharacterized protein LOC125522177, with protein MCGPMLCVFRKKQLMSSAVLCHLLKQQEGEDLHLVSTTTPSTAVHEKSYVQATPCSALDFSMIRLSSSYPTTIVLVHAPLSSVFLRLDIGSGPREPLHQWFIGLSSMKVTSDVPNGACVRVVGLSCASASACMGASCGMRACVLMLIPKLNGFQDMYCKEKFISTSVPFMRRFEDHRGAS; from the exons ATGTGTGGTCCCA TGTTGTGTGTTTTCAGGAAAAAACAACTGATGTCGTCGGCCGTTCTTTGCCATCTACTAAAG CAACAGGAGGGTGAGGATCTTCATCTCGTCAGTACAACTACACCATCCACCGCCGTTCATGAGAAGAGCTACGTGCAGGCCACTCCGTGCTCTGCCTTGGATTTTTCAATGATCAGGTTGTCATCGTCCTACCCCACGACAATCGTACTGGTTCATGCGCCATTGTCGTCGGTCTTTCTTCGGCTGGATATAGGGAGTGGCCCCAGGGAGCCCCTTCATCAGTGGTTCATTGGTCTCTCAAGTATGAAG GTCACTTCTGATGTGCCAAATGGCGCGTGTGTGCGTGTTGTGGGCTTGTCGTGTGCGTCCGCTAGTGCATGCATGGGTGCCTCCTGTGGCATGCGAGCATGTGTGCTGATGTTGATACCTAAACTAAATGGTTTCCAAGATATGTACTGCAAGGAAAAATTCATCAGTACTAGTGTGCCCTTTATGCG GAGGTTTGAAGATCATCGTGGAGCAAGTTGA